Proteins encoded in a region of the Inquilinus sp. KBS0705 genome:
- a CDS encoding carboxypeptidase regulatory-like domain-containing protein translates to MNLKRFTLTLLLVTNLTVAAFAQKDTIGLNSIITKTTRFITNYPIEKVYLHLDKPFYAAGDSIWFKAYVTIDKHQPTVLSTIVYVDITNSQDSIMRLIKLPVVNGVASGCIPLTTDYKQGNYHLRAYTGWMRNFDPDYMYNKTISIGNAIETAIQADAFFNTTANTGKVKVDARINYKDVDDLALPNKKVSWVVKNATSDEISKGKGTTDANGNLMISFTGTNASTLQNCQLVAVIEMGNRREITNTFPLKTSIILKDVQFFPEGGELTVGVRSKVAFKAVTTTGMGINVKGTVTDNTGAVVANLSSEHLGMGVFAFMPEEGKSYKANITFADGTQASYDLPRAQLSGINLSVFNNDPVNLNIRLSANETFFKINQNKSYYIIAQNGGAIYFAAQTTLQSQIYSAGIPKSKFPTGLVQLTLFSDRGIPLSERVVFIQHNDMLDLTMAADKKIYSTRQKVKITVSAKNKALPVAGSFSVSVIDESKVPFNENAETTILTNLLLTSEVKGYIEEPNYYFISKDENAAANLDILMLTQGYRRISYNNIRNDRFPQVIVLPEQQGLEVTGMLRNNTGLPIAKGSLRMQIPSKNFYAETISDMTGNFKFSKLAFPDSSQVTISARGNYNSKNLMISVNGETYTPPTHNPNALDAVANIDSLYKPYMLNSKKRYDNLHILKEVTIKSTSAVKKASHDDYPGFAGLPMQADQTITGERVKDCNDLRQCLPSLLLGLTADETNVYFAANYTKPDKKPIQIFLNGKPIDYSYLSTQNPKMVETIEVFKKDGFSGANKTYDSDGLIFINMKKIVSTKISLAEFQEMLPKGNLLNFTAQGYTVSKEFYSPKYDVPKPGLAFGGDLRSTIFWSPKVITDKTTGTTSFEYYNADGRGSYRATIEGFDADGNLGRYILRYTVK, encoded by the coding sequence ATGAACCTGAAACGATTTACACTAACATTGCTGTTAGTTACCAATTTAACCGTTGCCGCATTTGCTCAAAAAGACACTATTGGTTTAAATAGTATTATTACTAAAACAACACGGTTTATTACTAATTACCCCATCGAAAAAGTTTATCTGCATTTAGATAAACCTTTTTATGCGGCCGGCGATAGTATTTGGTTTAAGGCTTATGTAACTATTGATAAACACCAGCCAACGGTATTAAGTACCATTGTATATGTTGATATAACCAATTCGCAAGACTCTATAATGCGTTTAATAAAGCTACCTGTTGTAAATGGTGTAGCGTCGGGATGCATACCGCTAACTACAGATTATAAACAAGGTAATTATCATTTACGTGCTTACACCGGCTGGATGCGCAACTTCGACCCGGATTACATGTACAATAAAACAATATCAATAGGTAATGCTATTGAAACTGCCATACAAGCCGACGCTTTTTTTAATACAACAGCCAATACAGGCAAAGTTAAGGTAGATGCCCGTATTAATTACAAAGACGTTGATGACCTTGCTCTGCCTAATAAAAAGGTGAGCTGGGTAGTTAAAAACGCTACCAGCGACGAAATTAGCAAGGGCAAAGGTACTACCGATGCTAATGGCAACTTAATGATAAGCTTTACCGGCACTAATGCCAGCACCTTGCAAAACTGCCAGTTAGTGGCAGTAATTGAAATGGGTAACCGCAGAGAGATCACTAATACGTTTCCGCTTAAAACATCCATTATACTTAAGGATGTCCAGTTTTTCCCTGAAGGGGGTGAGCTTACCGTTGGTGTACGGTCTAAAGTAGCTTTTAAGGCCGTTACTACAACCGGCATGGGTATTAATGTAAAAGGAACAGTCACGGATAATACCGGGGCCGTGGTTGCCAATCTTTCATCAGAACATTTGGGAATGGGTGTATTTGCATTTATGCCCGAAGAAGGTAAAAGCTACAAAGCCAACATTACATTTGCAGATGGAACACAGGCCAGTTACGATCTGCCGCGAGCCCAGCTATCAGGCATCAACCTGTCCGTTTTTAACAACGACCCGGTAAACCTTAATATCAGGCTATCGGCAAACGAGACCTTTTTCAAGATCAATCAAAACAAAAGCTACTATATTATTGCGCAAAATGGCGGTGCCATATATTTTGCCGCACAAACCACGCTGCAAAGCCAAATTTACAGCGCAGGTATTCCTAAAAGTAAATTCCCTACAGGGCTGGTGCAGCTTACCTTATTTTCTGACCGGGGCATCCCTTTAAGCGAGCGGGTAGTTTTTATACAGCATAACGATATGCTTGACCTTACCATGGCTGCCGATAAAAAAATATACAGTACCCGCCAAAAAGTAAAAATAACCGTCTCGGCAAAAAACAAGGCGTTGCCGGTTGCAGGTAGTTTCTCGGTTTCGGTTATTGATGAATCAAAGGTTCCTTTTAATGAAAACGCCGAAACAACTATATTAACCAACCTGCTGCTTACATCCGAGGTAAAGGGATATATTGAAGAGCCCAACTATTATTTCATCAGCAAAGACGAAAACGCAGCGGCAAACCTTGATATTTTAATGCTTACTCAAGGTTATCGCCGTATATCGTACAATAACATTCGTAACGACAGGTTCCCTCAGGTAATTGTTTTGCCTGAGCAGCAAGGGCTGGAGGTAACCGGCATGCTACGTAACAATACCGGTTTACCTATAGCCAAAGGTAGTTTACGTATGCAAATACCATCAAAAAACTTTTATGCCGAAACCATTTCGGATATGACCGGCAATTTCAAGTTCTCAAAGTTGGCTTTCCCTGATTCGTCGCAGGTTACTATTAGCGCAAGGGGTAACTATAACAGTAAAAATTTAATGATATCTGTAAACGGCGAAACATATACCCCGCCTACACACAACCCCAACGCACTTGATGCGGTAGCCAACATTGATAGTTTATACAAGCCCTACATGCTTAACAGTAAAAAGCGATACGACAACCTGCATATTTTAAAAGAAGTAACTATAAAATCAACCTCAGCTGTGAAAAAAGCAAGCCATGATGATTACCCGGGCTTTGCCGGGTTACCAATGCAGGCCGACCAAACAATAACCGGCGAAAGGGTAAAAGATTGTAATGATCTTAGGCAGTGCCTGCCATCCTTACTCCTTGGACTAACCGCAGATGAAACTAACGTGTACTTTGCAGCCAATTACACTAAGCCGGACAAAAAACCTATACAAATATTTTTAAACGGTAAACCTATAGACTATAGTTACCTAAGCACACAAAACCCTAAAATGGTTGAGACAATAGAAGTATTTAAAAAAGATGGCTTTAGCGGTGCTAACAAAACATACGATAGCGACGGTTTGATATTTATCAATATGAAAAAGATTGTTTCGACAAAGATATCACTGGCCGAATTTCAGGAAATGTTGCCAAAAGGCAACCTGCTTAACTTTACTGCGCAAGGCTATACCGTATCTAAAGAGTTTTATTCACCAAAATACGATGTACCAAAGCCGGGACTTGCATTTGGCGGCGACTTAAGAAGCACTATTTTTTGGAGCCCAAAAGTAATAACCGACAAAACAACCGGCACAACATCATTTGAATACTATAACGCCGATGGCCGTGGTAGCTACCGTGCAACTATAGAAGGTTTTGACGCGGATGGTAACCTGGGCCGTTACATATTGCGATATACCGTTAAATAG
- a CDS encoding AAA family ATPase has protein sequence MDYLQGLNPEQKAAVQQIKGPVMIIAGAGSGKTRVITYRVAHLIRSGVDSFNILVLTFTNKAAREMRERINHICGPEAKNIWMGTFHSVFAKLLRVEADKIGYPNNFTIYDTDDSKSVLRAILKEMQLDDKLYSVNFVLNRISAAKNNLVSWMEYQQNEQIQADDFSSGRGMLGKIYETYVQRCYRAGAMDFDDLLFKTNELLKNNADVLNKYQHKFKYLMVDEYQDTNFSQYLIVKRLAAVNENICVVGDDAQSIYAFRGANIQNILNFEKDYPDLKIFKLEQNYRSTQNIVNVANSIISNNKEQLKKNVFSEKEAGDKIKIMRAFSDNEEGKLVADAIMQQRSTNGLKWHDFAILYRTNAQSRSMEEALRKNGIPYKIYGGLSFYQRKEIKDLIAYFRLTFNPNDEEALKRVINYPKRGIGDTTVDRIIVAADKNNITPFEVILESHRYIEKTPPSLSAFAAMIQSFQVITKNLSAYESALHIAQHSGLLKDLYEDKSVEGLNRYENIQELLNGIKEFSEREDIEEKGLDIFMQDIALLTNDDKDKDPNADTVSLMTIHSSKGLEFPQVHVVGLEENLFPSQMSLNSRSDLEEERRLFYVAVTRAEYKLTISYATSRFKFGTLISCEPSRFLDEIDAKYLELDFTAKPVTASSSSFDDERNAWTRKSDTYSKPKAATAPPVKTTSILAKAHVPSAGFKVSDTSNLQVGMEVEHERFGFGKVISLEGNKPDIKATIFFKEIGQKQLLLKFAKLSIIPTN, from the coding sequence TTGGATTATTTACAAGGGTTAAACCCCGAACAAAAAGCCGCTGTACAACAAATAAAAGGCCCGGTTATGATCATAGCCGGTGCTGGTTCGGGCAAAACACGTGTTATTACTTACAGGGTTGCGCACCTTATTCGCAGTGGTGTAGATTCGTTTAACATACTGGTACTTACGTTTACCAATAAGGCAGCCCGCGAAATGCGCGAGCGTATCAATCATATTTGCGGCCCTGAGGCAAAAAACATTTGGATGGGTACCTTCCACTCGGTATTTGCAAAATTGCTGCGGGTTGAGGCTGATAAAATTGGCTACCCCAACAACTTTACTATTTATGATACCGACGATAGTAAAAGCGTACTGCGTGCCATTTTAAAAGAAATGCAGCTTGATGATAAGCTGTACAGCGTAAACTTTGTACTAAACCGCATATCTGCCGCAAAAAACAACCTGGTATCGTGGATGGAGTACCAACAAAATGAGCAGATACAAGCAGATGATTTTAGCAGCGGCCGTGGTATGTTGGGCAAAATATACGAAACCTATGTACAGCGCTGTTATCGCGCAGGAGCAATGGATTTTGATGATCTGCTGTTTAAAACCAACGAGCTTTTAAAAAACAATGCCGATGTACTGAACAAATACCAGCACAAGTTTAAATACCTGATGGTTGATGAGTACCAGGATACCAACTTTTCGCAATACCTTATTGTAAAGCGCCTTGCAGCCGTAAACGAAAACATTTGCGTGGTGGGTGATGACGCGCAAAGTATTTATGCTTTTCGTGGGGCCAACATTCAAAATATACTAAACTTTGAGAAGGATTACCCGGATCTTAAAATATTTAAGCTGGAACAAAATTACCGGTCGACACAAAACATTGTTAATGTAGCCAACAGCATTATATCAAATAATAAAGAGCAGCTTAAAAAGAATGTCTTTTCGGAAAAAGAAGCCGGCGATAAAATAAAAATAATGCGCGCCTTTAGTGATAACGAAGAAGGTAAGCTTGTGGCCGATGCCATTATGCAACAGCGCAGTACTAATGGACTAAAATGGCACGACTTTGCCATACTTTACCGCACCAATGCCCAATCCCGATCGATGGAGGAGGCTTTGCGTAAAAATGGTATCCCGTATAAAATCTACGGGGGCCTATCATTTTACCAGCGTAAAGAGATCAAAGACCTTATAGCATACTTCAGGCTTACGTTTAACCCGAACGACGAAGAAGCGCTAAAACGCGTTATTAACTACCCAAAGCGTGGAATTGGCGATACAACTGTTGACAGGATAATTGTTGCGGCTGATAAAAATAACATCACCCCATTTGAGGTTATCCTGGAATCGCACAGGTATATTGAGAAAACACCACCATCATTAAGCGCGTTTGCTGCCATGATACAAAGCTTTCAGGTGATCACAAAAAACCTGAGCGCTTATGAGTCGGCTTTGCATATTGCGCAGCATTCGGGCTTGTTAAAAGACCTATATGAAGATAAATCTGTAGAAGGGTTAAACCGCTACGAAAACATTCAGGAGCTATTAAACGGTATAAAAGAATTTAGCGAACGGGAGGATATCGAGGAAAAAGGCCTCGACATTTTTATGCAGGATATAGCTTTGCTAACCAATGACGACAAGGACAAAGATCCTAATGCCGACACCGTATCGTTAATGACCATACACTCTTCAAAAGGGCTCGAATTTCCACAAGTGCATGTAGTTGGACTTGAAGAAAACCTGTTTCCCTCGCAAATGTCGCTTAATTCGCGCAGCGATCTGGAAGAGGAACGCCGCTTGTTTTATGTGGCCGTTACCCGCGCCGAGTATAAGCTGACCATTAGCTATGCTACATCTCGTTTTAAATTTGGCACACTCATCAGCTGCGAACCCAGCCGCTTTTTAGATGAAATAGACGCCAAATACCTCGAGCTTGACTTTACCGCCAAGCCTGTGACCGCTTCAAGCAGTTCGTTTGATGATGAACGCAACGCATGGACCCGGAAAAGCGACACCTACTCGAAACCAAAGGCAGCTACTGCTCCGCCTGTTAAAACAACCTCTATACTTGCTAAGGCACATGTGCCGTCAGCGGGATTTAAGGTGTCTGATACATCAAACCTGCAGGTTGGTATGGAAGTAGAGCACGAACGCTTTGGTTTTGGCAAAGTAATAAGCCTTGAAGGCAATAAACCCGATATAAAGGCCACCATCTTTTTTAAAGAAATAGGACAAAAACAACTGCTGCTTAAATTTGCTAAACTGAGTATAATCCCCACTAATTAG
- a CDS encoding DUF1761 domain-containing protein produces MDLSLVNWPAVIVAALSAFIIGGIWYSHTLFGKAWMADSNLTTEAIKAGNKGKIFGFTAFFSLLMAVNLAMFLAEPKTDVTWGATAGFLAGIWTFSAIAIHSLFELKSWRLIFINGGYSIVSLTLMGAIIGLWR; encoded by the coding sequence ATGGATCTATCACTTGTAAACTGGCCGGCTGTTATAGTAGCAGCTCTGTCCGCTTTTATCATCGGCGGTATCTGGTATTCGCATACCCTTTTTGGCAAAGCATGGATGGCCGACAGCAACCTAACTACGGAAGCTATCAAAGCGGGCAACAAAGGTAAGATATTTGGTTTCACAGCATTCTTCTCGTTATTAATGGCTGTTAACCTGGCTATGTTCTTAGCCGAACCCAAAACGGATGTAACCTGGGGAGCAACCGCTGGTTTCCTTGCCGGTATATGGACGTTTAGCGCCATTGCTATCCATAGTTTATTTGAACTAAAAAGCTGGCGGCTGATATTTATTAATGGCGGATACAGTATTGTATCATTAACTTTAATGGGTGCCATAATAGGTCTATGGCGATAA
- a CDS encoding helix-turn-helix transcriptional regulator, translating into MSDTIKKKSNKSAGKNIRTLRHEHGWSQEDVANRLGISIPAFSKIETGVTDINLSRLEQIANIFEVSVVNLLSLEYTEEPSNQDLSLNIIQKKLLDRETEITNLQRKVILLYEELLSKSSIAI; encoded by the coding sequence ATGAGTGATACAATTAAAAAGAAATCAAACAAATCAGCAGGCAAAAATATCCGTACCCTGCGCCACGAGCATGGCTGGAGCCAGGAGGATGTTGCTAATCGTTTAGGTATATCTATACCTGCGTTTTCGAAAATTGAAACCGGTGTTACCGATATCAATTTATCAAGGTTAGAACAGATCGCTAATATTTTTGAGGTAAGTGTGGTAAACCTTTTATCGCTTGAATATACCGAAGAGCCAAGCAATCAAGATTTGAGCTTAAATATTATTCAAAAGAAACTTTTAGATAGAGAAACAGAAATAACTAACCTGCAACGTAAAGTAATATTGCTTTACGAAGAATTGTTGAGCAAAAGCAGTATCGCTATTTAA
- a CDS encoding tetratricopeptide repeat protein — translation MNKFYPLFILLLFGCSVYAKGYIDVSAADTTEVNNLNSQAFNNRFTNPEQTVEVAQKALDMAEKLQYNRGIGEAYRVMGVGKYYLNQAGAAIGDYLKALDYFKKINDLRSQAKVYNNIGNLYLDNNNDKALDYLKNALSIARQISDPKVTASLYMNIGNVYYRKKSFNQALIWYDKSNVIFSKIKDSTNLVQCLQNRGVIYYNLHQYDIAEQLLVAANKAGKEGDLNKIVASTNLTLAALYIAQGKFNDAERIVQEGQSYATLLKDDKLTTDYNYTVYQLESKRKNYERALYYLQLIFRQDSSIHISNESTQISMLQEQFKQAAVQRENELTIQRQQNDRIKFWAATVVSGLLLVVIVLLISNVKRKAKTNVQLTELNGEVSRQKDNLDRINHHLEEIIDERTKDLQTKNKKLSDYSSYLSHQIRGPIATLRGLMNLEKEGLVDEKECINMMDKCVSDIDQKIIEMSEMLNDSGKSVF, via the coding sequence ATGAATAAATTTTACCCCCTTTTTATTTTATTACTATTCGGTTGTTCTGTATACGCAAAAGGGTACATCGATGTTTCTGCCGCGGATACTACCGAGGTTAACAATTTAAACAGCCAGGCCTTTAATAACCGTTTTACAAATCCAGAGCAAACTGTTGAAGTTGCACAAAAAGCCCTTGACATGGCCGAAAAGCTACAATATAACAGGGGGATAGGCGAGGCTTACCGTGTAATGGGGGTTGGTAAATATTATCTTAACCAGGCCGGCGCTGCTATTGGCGACTACTTAAAAGCTCTTGATTATTTTAAAAAGATAAATGACCTACGTAGCCAGGCCAAAGTTTATAATAATATTGGTAACCTTTACCTGGATAACAATAATGACAAGGCATTAGATTATTTAAAAAATGCGCTGTCAATTGCCCGTCAAATTTCTGATCCTAAAGTTACCGCTTCGTTGTACATGAATATCGGTAACGTTTATTACCGAAAAAAAAGTTTTAACCAGGCGTTAATATGGTACGATAAAAGCAATGTTATATTCTCTAAAATAAAAGATTCTACCAACCTGGTACAGTGTCTTCAAAATAGGGGGGTTATTTACTACAACCTGCATCAATACGATATTGCCGAGCAGTTACTTGTTGCTGCTAATAAAGCGGGTAAAGAGGGCGACCTGAATAAGATTGTGGCCAGTACCAACTTAACCCTTGCTGCGCTTTATATAGCCCAAGGCAAATTTAACGATGCTGAAAGAATTGTGCAGGAGGGTCAGTCGTATGCCACGTTGTTAAAGGATGATAAACTTACTACCGATTATAATTATACAGTTTACCAGTTAGAATCTAAGCGCAAAAATTACGAACGGGCTTTGTACTACCTTCAACTTATATTTAGGCAAGATAGCAGTATTCACATATCAAACGAGTCTACCCAGATAAGTATGTTGCAGGAGCAGTTTAAACAAGCTGCCGTACAGCGGGAAAATGAGCTAACCATACAAAGGCAGCAAAACGACAGGATAAAGTTTTGGGCGGCAACAGTGGTATCGGGCTTATTGCTTGTGGTAATTGTGTTGTTGATAAGCAATGTTAAACGTAAAGCCAAAACCAACGTACAACTAACAGAGTTGAATGGCGAAGTATCGCGACAGAAAGACAATCTCGATCGCATTAACCATCATCTCGAAGAAATTATTGACGAACGTACAAAAGACCTCCAAACTAAAAATAAAAAGCTTTCTGATTATTCATCCTATTTGTCCCATCAAATACGTGGCCCGATAGCAACCCTCAGGGGGTTAATGAATCTTGAAAAAGAGGGCTTGGTTGATGAAAAGGAATGTATTAATATGATGGATAAATGCGTTTCCGATATCGATCAGAAGATAATAGAAATGAGCGAAATGTTAAACGATTCCGGAAAGAGCGTTTTTTAA
- a CDS encoding CYTH domain-containing protein, whose amino-acid sequence MATEIERKFLVDKTRWTVVNKPNGNLYKQGYILSEERRTVRIRVTDSAAYITLKGATKGISRSEFEYTIPVNEGNDILKEFATSVISKTRYNIQFGGKLWEVDVFDGENAGLIIAEIELEKEDDYFEKPDWVGAEVSNDSRYTNASLSLNPYGNWAKKI is encoded by the coding sequence ATGGCAACAGAAATTGAACGGAAATTTTTAGTGGATAAAACAAGATGGACCGTAGTTAATAAACCTAATGGAAACCTATATAAACAGGGCTATATTTTAAGCGAAGAAAGGCGGACCGTGCGTATACGCGTTACTGATAGCGCAGCTTACATCACTTTAAAAGGCGCAACTAAAGGCATTAGCCGAAGCGAATTTGAATACACTATACCGGTAAATGAGGGTAATGATATATTAAAAGAGTTTGCTACATCAGTTATATCAAAAACCAGGTATAATATACAATTTGGCGGTAAGTTATGGGAGGTTGATGTTTTCGACGGAGAAAATGCAGGCCTAATTATAGCCGAAATAGAACTTGAAAAGGAAGACGATTATTTTGAAAAGCCGGATTGGGTGGGAGCGGAGGTAAGTAACGATAGCAGGTATACAAATGCAAGTCTATCACTAAACCCCTATGGCAACTGGGCCAAGAAAATTTAA